One part of the Maridesulfovibrio sp. genome encodes these proteins:
- a CDS encoding HD domain-containing phosphohydrolase has protein sequence MRHRVLLVDDEPNILSSLKRQLRAYYDVYTADDPEKALVDLKNEKPFSVVISDYRMPQMNGISFLKEVKAYSPETTRMILTGFADLDSAIMAVNDGHVFRFLTKPCEKAVLLENINEAANQYELITSKRILLEQTLKGSVELLTEITSLVNPLASERISRVRRYVKYLAKKKDVKALWRLDIAAMLSQLGLLILPPGTMEAYIAGHELTAEQVQLFEMHPVVAKDLVVKLPRMKTIAEMIAYQLKGFDGSGTPRDGIEGEVIPLGGRILRIALDYDLYLHQYGNQRAAFGKLEEQSQMYDPELLYYLEGMLGVEARYEVKSLTIQELLPGMILYEDVLSDKGAMLLRKSLELDKDKIDRIHMFAHKVGVADPITVLVAE, from the coding sequence ATGAGACATCGAGTGCTGCTGGTTGACGATGAACCTAATATTCTGTCTTCATTAAAACGGCAGTTGCGTGCATATTACGATGTCTATACTGCGGATGATCCGGAAAAGGCACTTGTTGATCTCAAAAATGAAAAGCCTTTTTCTGTTGTTATTTCAGATTATAGAATGCCCCAGATGAATGGGATCTCGTTTCTCAAAGAAGTGAAAGCTTACAGTCCGGAAACGACCCGTATGATACTTACCGGGTTTGCTGATTTGGATAGCGCTATAATGGCTGTGAACGATGGGCATGTTTTCAGATTTCTTACCAAACCATGCGAGAAAGCGGTTCTGCTTGAAAATATCAATGAAGCTGCAAACCAGTATGAATTAATAACAAGTAAAAGAATTTTACTGGAACAGACTCTGAAAGGAAGTGTCGAACTGCTGACCGAGATCACATCTTTAGTAAACCCTCTAGCTAGTGAACGGATCAGCAGAGTTCGCAGGTACGTTAAATATTTGGCTAAAAAAAAGGATGTCAAGGCTCTGTGGCGGCTTGATATTGCCGCAATGCTTTCTCAGTTGGGACTTCTTATACTCCCGCCTGGAACTATGGAGGCATATATAGCAGGACATGAGCTTACGGCAGAACAGGTTCAACTCTTTGAAATGCACCCTGTCGTAGCTAAAGATCTAGTTGTAAAACTGCCCAGAATGAAGACAATAGCTGAAATGATTGCCTATCAATTAAAAGGGTTTGACGGGTCTGGAACTCCAAGGGATGGAATTGAAGGTGAAGTGATTCCGCTTGGAGGGCGTATTTTGCGAATCGCGCTTGATTACGACCTTTATCTGCATCAGTATGGAAACCAGCGTGCTGCATTTGGAAAACTTGAGGAACAGTCCCAAATGTATGATCCTGAACTATTGTACTATTTGGAAGGAATGCTGGGAGTTGAAGCGCGTTATGAAGTTAAATCACTAACTATACAAGAGTTGTTACCCGGAATGATTCTGTATGAGGATGTTCTATCTGATAAGGGTGCAATGCTTCTGCGAAAAAGTCTTGAACTGGATAAAGATAAGATCGATCGTATTCATATGTTTGCTCACAAGGTTGGTGTCGCTGATCCCATCACGGTCCTTGTTGCAGAGTGA
- a CDS encoding response regulator encodes MEDKIRIIFVDDEPNVLGSIRRMLRFKQKEWEFAFAESGAEALALFAERPFDVIVSDIRMPGMDGSELLQRIKQDYHKTIRIALSAQVGLDEVVHSIRSVHQYIAKPCDAKELVAKIDGALKSRDILNDHAMQELVAEIETLPVLPHVFKSVENELNSSEPSIHKIAELISLDVGLVAKIIKLVNSPYFGLPSQVESIFQAITMLGLDTIRALIVGTHLFSMYDATALPDFSLSMLWEHSFRVSNLARSIAEYEGLDRLQIVQARMTGLLHDVGKLVLANSFPKRYRNVLEIVTSENIPVYKGELEVFGTTHAQIGAYLMGLWGMSGDVVYGIGYHHSYDKFDMSVPMLVSVANMIDHQCIIINKEYNRIVVEKNIMHGIGEEKLEEWIAHIAGNWEGIVKFNILDKEMISLLRL; translated from the coding sequence ATGGAGGATAAAATAAGGATTATTTTTGTTGATGACGAGCCGAATGTGTTGGGTTCTATCCGCCGCATGCTTCGCTTTAAACAAAAGGAATGGGAATTTGCCTTCGCCGAGTCTGGAGCCGAGGCTCTGGCTTTATTTGCTGAAAGGCCTTTTGATGTTATTGTTTCAGATATTAGAATGCCGGGCATGGACGGATCAGAGTTATTGCAGCGAATAAAACAGGACTATCATAAAACGATCCGCATCGCTTTGTCCGCTCAGGTGGGACTGGATGAAGTTGTGCACAGTATCCGTTCAGTCCACCAATATATTGCCAAGCCTTGCGACGCTAAAGAGCTTGTCGCTAAAATAGACGGTGCTCTTAAGTCCCGTGACATCTTGAATGATCACGCGATGCAGGAGCTTGTTGCTGAAATCGAAACGCTCCCCGTCCTGCCTCATGTATTTAAGTCGGTTGAAAATGAATTGAATTCCTCGGAACCCTCGATCCATAAGATTGCCGAACTAATATCCCTGGATGTCGGGCTTGTGGCCAAGATTATTAAACTGGTCAACTCTCCGTATTTCGGGCTACCTTCACAAGTGGAATCCATATTTCAGGCTATCACTATGCTTGGCCTTGATACAATTCGCGCTTTAATTGTCGGAACGCATTTGTTCTCCATGTATGACGCGACAGCTCTCCCTGATTTTTCTTTATCTATGCTTTGGGAGCATAGTTTCAGAGTATCTAATCTCGCGAGAAGCATTGCGGAATATGAAGGCTTGGACAGACTGCAAATTGTGCAGGCCCGTATGACAGGACTACTGCATGATGTTGGAAAACTTGTTCTGGCGAATTCATTCCCGAAGCGGTATCGAAACGTACTGGAAATAGTCACCAGTGAGAATATTCCGGTATACAAAGGTGAATTGGAAGTATTTGGAACCACCCATGCACAGATAGGTGCTTATCTGATGGGGTTATGGGGGATGTCTGGTGATGTTGTTTATGGTATAGGGTATCATCATTCATATGATAAGTTTGATATGAGTGTGCCTATGCTGGTATCTGTTGCGAATATGATTGATCATCAATGCATAATAATTAATAAAGAGTACAACAGAATTGTAGTTGAAAAGAATATAATGCATGGAATTGGTGAAGAAAAGCTTGAGGAGTGGATTGCGCATATTGCAGGAAATTGGGAAGGGATTGTGAAATTCAATATTCTGGATAAAGAAATGATCAGTCTTTTAAGGTTATAG
- a CDS encoding transporter substrate-binding protein, whose translation MPSHIPIGFLHSLKGPLSNSERMLVDAALLAVDEINERGGLLGKQVLPYVGEELAPDSDFGKEAKKLLHEKKVLSLFGCRTSTSRKQVKPVVEQEGSLLWYPCQYEGLEQSPNIIYTGNCMNQQIVPMIRWALSTEKKRIALIGSDHVFPRTANKLISSMLTETDATIVYESYHPLDCQDFAPVFDALSETTPDLIINSINGYGNIPFFEQLQLFPNLAQPDLICSLSCSETLFSMLTYHPKGQLACWGYFQSIDNPANKQFLAKLKGIGCEIASDPLATAYSQVMLWASIVNRIGSCDPADILRNIPGSTVDSPLGSLEIQPNHHVLRTGYLGRSNEFGQFDILWQTEEPIMPLPWLGVESSELPFKELIIQVLSQVPEDFTMRANLEAEIVSRKKLAAELAESEQRFKEIAKASPVGLIITDLSGNVQYANSRATEMCNTTLDWMIKNGWTHFLRMKDKLLIFQKWFNSKALTNDRLEFRIQRQDSTDLWVLAQIVEMDNTNDKMSGYIISLTDITPTKDAELEYKRLSAVIDQAAEAITITDTSGTITYVNPAFEVLSGYSSEEVIGQKPSMIRSDEHEEKFYEEIWGAISRGQVWKGRMVSINKAGNRFTQDAIIAPVRDEHGLIVNFVSVARDISQQLVIEAQLRQAQKLESIGELAAGIAHEINTPTQYVATNVKFLEDSFPEIIENLNILNSIRNIETKNKSWEEIDSLISNMMDEEELKFLAEDIPNAIKESTEGLRRIAEIVKSVKQLAYPGETQKSYHDLNEIIYDAVTVSTNEWKYVAEVEMDLDEELPPLFCLKGEMGQVILNLIVNSAHAIEQSNSHAESGKGLILIKSYVENDAILLEIKDTGCGMPKNIIKKAFDPFFTTKKIGKGTGQGLAIAYNVIVNIHGGNIVLESEEGVGTTIIITLPISN comes from the coding sequence ATGCCATCCCATATCCCCATTGGTTTTCTACACTCCCTAAAAGGCCCACTATCCAATAGTGAACGAATGCTGGTAGACGCAGCGCTTTTAGCTGTTGATGAAATCAACGAAAGAGGCGGATTACTCGGGAAACAAGTGCTCCCCTACGTCGGTGAGGAACTGGCACCTGACAGTGATTTCGGAAAAGAGGCAAAAAAACTTTTGCACGAGAAGAAAGTCCTTTCACTTTTCGGCTGTCGGACTTCCACGTCACGTAAGCAAGTAAAACCGGTGGTTGAGCAAGAGGGCAGTCTCCTTTGGTATCCCTGCCAATACGAAGGTTTGGAGCAATCCCCGAACATTATTTATACAGGCAACTGCATGAACCAACAGATTGTGCCTATGATACGGTGGGCACTATCTACAGAAAAGAAGCGTATAGCTTTGATCGGTTCAGATCATGTCTTTCCACGCACAGCGAACAAGCTTATCTCGTCCATGCTTACAGAAACAGATGCCACCATCGTATATGAAAGTTATCATCCTTTGGACTGTCAGGACTTTGCCCCTGTTTTTGATGCATTGAGCGAAACCACGCCTGACCTGATCATTAACTCCATCAACGGCTATGGAAACATTCCTTTTTTTGAGCAACTTCAACTTTTCCCAAATCTGGCCCAACCTGACCTTATCTGCTCTCTAAGTTGCTCTGAAACTTTATTCTCCATGCTTACATACCATCCTAAAGGACAGCTGGCTTGCTGGGGATATTTCCAGTCTATAGATAATCCAGCCAACAAGCAGTTTTTAGCAAAACTAAAAGGCATAGGCTGCGAAATTGCTTCAGACCCTCTGGCAACGGCATACAGTCAGGTCATGCTTTGGGCATCCATTGTTAATCGTATCGGCTCCTGCGATCCTGCTGACATTTTAAGAAACATTCCCGGCAGCACAGTGGACAGTCCTTTAGGAAGCTTGGAGATCCAGCCGAATCATCATGTTCTGCGCACTGGATACCTCGGTAGAAGCAATGAATTCGGACAGTTTGATATCTTATGGCAGACGGAGGAGCCTATCATGCCGTTACCTTGGCTGGGAGTGGAAAGTTCGGAGCTGCCATTTAAAGAACTCATCATTCAGGTTCTCAGCCAGGTACCGGAAGACTTTACCATGCGTGCTAATCTTGAAGCAGAAATTGTTTCACGCAAAAAGCTGGCGGCAGAACTGGCCGAGAGTGAGCAGAGATTTAAAGAAATAGCCAAAGCTTCTCCGGTTGGTCTGATTATTACTGATTTGTCCGGCAACGTTCAGTATGCCAACTCCCGTGCAACCGAGATGTGTAATACAACTCTAGACTGGATGATAAAAAATGGATGGACTCATTTTTTAAGAATGAAGGACAAACTTCTTATTTTTCAAAAATGGTTTAACTCCAAGGCCCTGACTAACGACAGACTTGAATTCAGAATTCAGAGACAAGATAGTACAGACCTTTGGGTGCTCGCCCAGATTGTTGAAATGGATAATACAAATGATAAGATGTCAGGATATATCATATCCTTAACTGATATCACCCCCACAAAAGATGCTGAACTTGAATATAAACGATTGTCAGCAGTAATAGATCAAGCTGCGGAGGCAATCACCATTACTGATACCTCAGGGACAATAACATATGTAAACCCCGCCTTTGAAGTCCTCAGCGGCTACTCATCTGAAGAAGTGATCGGACAGAAACCCAGTATGATAAGAAGCGATGAGCATGAAGAAAAATTTTATGAAGAAATCTGGGGAGCAATCAGTCGCGGACAGGTATGGAAGGGACGTATGGTCAGTATAAACAAGGCAGGAAACCGCTTCACGCAGGATGCAATCATTGCTCCCGTCCGGGATGAGCATGGACTGATAGTTAATTTTGTATCTGTAGCAAGAGATATCAGCCAACAATTAGTTATTGAAGCACAACTGCGTCAGGCTCAAAAGCTGGAATCAATAGGTGAACTGGCAGCCGGAATTGCGCACGAAATAAATACCCCAACACAATATGTAGCTACTAATGTCAAATTTCTGGAAGACAGTTTCCCGGAAATCATTGAAAACCTGAATATACTCAATTCCATTAGAAATATTGAGACAAAAAACAAATCATGGGAGGAGATTGATTCTCTTATTTCCAATATGATGGATGAAGAGGAGCTCAAATTTCTTGCTGAAGATATACCCAATGCAATCAAGGAATCCACTGAAGGATTGAGGCGGATCGCTGAGATAGTCAAGTCGGTCAAACAGCTGGCCTACCCGGGTGAAACTCAAAAAAGTTATCATGATTTGAACGAAATTATATACGACGCAGTTACAGTTTCAACAAACGAATGGAAATATGTAGCAGAAGTAGAAATGGATCTGGACGAGGAATTGCCCCCCTTGTTCTGTCTAAAGGGGGAAATGGGACAGGTCATATTAAATCTCATTGTTAACAGTGCCCACGCAATTGAACAAAGCAACAGTCATGCTGAATCCGGCAAAGGACTCATCTTGATTAAAAGCTACGTCGAGAATGACGCCATTCTCCTGGAAATTAAAGATACAGGATGCGGAATGCCCAAAAATATCATAAAAAAAGCATTCGATCCTTTTTTCACTACCAAGAAAATTGGAAAAGGCACAGGACAAGGACTGGCGATTGCCTATAATGTTATTGTAAATATCCATGGCGGCAACATTGTGCTAGAGTCCGAAGAAGGAGTAGGAACAACAATAATTATAACATTACCCATATCCAATTGA
- a CDS encoding PAS domain S-box protein gives MDKKTTEGLHSDNGNIVKTTATGECCVFQNICTAISGIFAVLDKKHNIIYASEDFYKATGTTSDIIGQTIFLIQPPFCEDDTEGFSSSLRLSLNKIAEELIPNRMPLREHIAVVQNGVQETSSTRYISYSNYPVMDEKRDLSCIVFKTEDVTDFVMSGINITFDKPQKSGATHPAPTPQTVYPDHVEDGNYLPRVLLLSTNVLTERTVNAALKEGYKLLHTSRCESALHYVHNTNPTAIIIDLCCPDKINALIDSLRAEKKFANIPVLVTENKTINISELFTKDPMTELLGTPLSQKRVRAHVDRMIAKNQRIQIEQSRLAALVASSEDAIIGAKLDGTITDWNTGAERIFGYTPKEIIGKSVQILVPPDIYADKTKIMNLIAQGEHIKQLETIRLSKDGRRIDVSTSISPIRNHQGTIIGASAITRDITRRKKTEQEMKSQAFLLEEIGQLAKVGGWEFDPQTGRGSWTDETARIYDIDPDITATAELGLSFFYGEHRENIEAALEKAVENGTPYDLELEMTTAKGHKKWIRAICKPRVEDGKVISIRGAFQDITDIKSAELRVRNSEKKLYDILEAISDALVVVNEDGNIVMVNSATIKMFGYSREELLGENINFFVPEPYKKEHTIKCKSYFKSPDFHAPLWNKNISIQTRSGIGVPVDIALSLTSIDGSPHAIASIRDISRRKKAEENLKASETKFRVITENLKELIYRADYKTLKINYVNKAVKDIYGYTPAEWLAKPNVWEENLHPDDKELVLKYINKAVREFNDVKLEYRILDRNGNIHWVHDSMTWEKDESGNPVAILGAMADITEKKLVLIYLEEKEKFLRDILHGIKAAILIIDFTKGIVVDANDEFLRITGKNKEQVIGQSCAKVLQCNNHCPQCSAGGGIVCDLVFKERSRIKKSDGSQIPLEQSFIPVTIHGEKRIVAVLFDVTEQVAIERQLAYAQKLESIGQLAAGLAHEINTPVQYIAGNIDYLKESFTKMMRLIYFCDESFKQYNNDTGNSILKAWDKAKSENDLDFLNEDIPEAFKETLFGVDQVSSIVKAMRNFSHPGSETKQSIELEETIKNIITVSRNEWKYSSDIITDFDPDLPTISCMPGSFNQAVLNILVNAAHANAEAAGTGPKKNITIKTRKKGNVAEISISDSGKGIPLEIQHRIFDPFFTTKEVGKGTGQGLGIVHSVMQKHEGSVSFNSVSGEGTTFFLRFPIDSEL, from the coding sequence ATGGATAAAAAAACGACAGAAGGTTTACATTCTGACAATGGAAATATTGTTAAAACCACAGCAACAGGTGAATGCTGTGTCTTTCAAAATATATGTACTGCTATCTCCGGTATATTTGCAGTTTTGGATAAAAAACACAATATTATCTACGCCAGTGAAGACTTCTATAAAGCGACAGGTACGACATCCGATATTATTGGGCAAACTATTTTTCTGATACAGCCTCCTTTTTGCGAAGACGATACAGAAGGATTCTCTAGTTCGTTAAGACTCTCATTGAACAAAATTGCCGAGGAGCTAATTCCGAACAGAATGCCACTAAGAGAACATATTGCAGTAGTTCAAAATGGTGTTCAGGAAACAAGCAGTACGCGATACATCAGTTATTCCAATTATCCGGTGATGGATGAAAAAAGAGATCTGTCCTGTATTGTATTTAAGACAGAGGATGTTACGGACTTTGTCATGTCCGGTATAAATATAACATTTGATAAACCCCAAAAGAGTGGCGCCACTCACCCTGCCCCAACACCTCAGACCGTTTATCCTGACCATGTTGAGGATGGGAACTATCTCCCCAGGGTTCTCTTGCTCAGCACCAATGTGCTAACTGAGCGGACAGTCAATGCAGCCCTCAAAGAGGGATATAAACTACTTCATACGTCCCGCTGTGAAAGTGCCCTGCATTATGTCCACAACACGAACCCTACAGCAATTATAATCGATCTATGCTGCCCGGACAAAATAAACGCACTGATTGACTCACTACGCGCCGAAAAAAAATTTGCTAATATTCCTGTTCTTGTAACTGAAAACAAAACAATAAATATTTCTGAACTATTCACTAAAGACCCTATGACGGAATTACTAGGAACACCTCTTTCCCAAAAGCGGGTACGTGCGCATGTGGACCGCATGATCGCTAAGAACCAACGCATTCAAATTGAGCAATCTCGTCTGGCGGCATTAGTTGCATCTTCTGAAGATGCGATTATCGGCGCCAAACTGGATGGAACAATCACGGACTGGAATACAGGTGCGGAACGAATTTTCGGTTATACACCTAAAGAAATCATAGGCAAATCAGTTCAGATTCTGGTCCCCCCGGATATCTATGCCGACAAAACAAAAATCATGAATCTCATTGCGCAAGGTGAACATATCAAGCAACTTGAGACTATCCGCTTAAGTAAGGATGGAAGGCGTATTGATGTCTCAACCAGCATTTCTCCTATAAGAAACCACCAGGGAACCATAATCGGAGCCTCAGCCATTACCCGGGATATCACACGCCGGAAGAAAACTGAGCAGGAAATGAAATCTCAGGCTTTTCTGCTAGAAGAAATTGGACAGCTGGCAAAGGTCGGCGGCTGGGAATTTGACCCGCAGACAGGCAGGGGATCATGGACGGACGAAACAGCCAGAATTTATGATATCGACCCTGATATAACGGCTACTGCAGAACTTGGGCTGTCTTTTTTCTATGGCGAACATAGGGAAAATATCGAAGCCGCATTGGAAAAAGCTGTTGAGAACGGAACTCCTTATGATCTTGAGCTGGAGATGACAACAGCGAAAGGCCATAAAAAATGGATCAGGGCTATCTGTAAACCCAGAGTTGAGGATGGAAAGGTTATCTCTATTCGAGGGGCTTTTCAGGACATTACCGACATAAAGTCAGCAGAATTAAGAGTCCGAAACAGTGAAAAAAAACTGTATGATATTTTAGAGGCCATTTCAGACGCTTTAGTCGTAGTTAATGAAGACGGAAATATTGTAATGGTCAATTCCGCAACAATCAAAATGTTCGGATACTCGCGGGAAGAATTGCTAGGTGAAAACATTAACTTTTTTGTCCCGGAACCATATAAAAAAGAGCACACTATAAAATGTAAATCCTACTTCAAATCTCCTGATTTCCATGCACCACTATGGAACAAAAATATCAGCATACAAACCAGATCGGGAATTGGCGTCCCTGTAGACATAGCGTTATCCCTGACTTCTATTGATGGCAGCCCTCATGCAATTGCGTCCATTCGCGACATCAGCAGACGCAAGAAGGCTGAAGAGAATTTAAAGGCTTCAGAAACTAAATTCAGAGTGATAACTGAAAATCTAAAAGAGCTTATATATAGAGCTGATTATAAGACTTTAAAAATAAATTATGTAAACAAAGCAGTAAAAGACATATACGGTTATACTCCGGCCGAATGGCTTGCAAAGCCCAATGTCTGGGAAGAAAATTTACACCCTGACGATAAGGAATTGGTCCTAAAATATATAAATAAAGCCGTCCGGGAATTTAACGACGTAAAGTTGGAATATAGGATTTTGGACCGAAATGGAAATATCCACTGGGTACACGACAGTATGACATGGGAAAAAGATGAATCCGGAAATCCTGTGGCTATATTGGGGGCCATGGCTGACATTACCGAGAAAAAGTTGGTCCTGATTTATCTGGAAGAAAAAGAAAAATTTCTGAGAGATATTTTGCATGGAATAAAAGCGGCGATTCTGATTATTGACTTTACCAAAGGAATCGTTGTCGATGCCAACGACGAATTTCTAAGAATTACAGGCAAGAATAAAGAACAAGTAATAGGTCAATCATGTGCCAAGGTTCTTCAGTGCAATAATCATTGCCCACAATGCAGTGCCGGCGGAGGAATAGTTTGTGATCTTGTTTTTAAAGAACGCAGCAGAATTAAAAAATCTGATGGTTCACAAATTCCTCTGGAACAAAGTTTCATTCCGGTAACCATACATGGAGAAAAAAGGATTGTAGCCGTTTTATTCGATGTAACTGAGCAAGTAGCAATTGAACGACAACTGGCATATGCACAGAAATTGGAATCCATAGGACAACTGGCCGCAGGATTAGCACATGAAATAAATACTCCTGTTCAATACATTGCCGGAAATATTGATTATCTCAAAGAGTCTTTCACCAAGATGATGAGACTGATATACTTTTGTGATGAATCATTCAAACAATACAATAACGACACTGGAAACTCTATTTTAAAAGCATGGGATAAAGCAAAAAGTGAGAATGACCTTGATTTTTTGAATGAAGATATTCCCGAGGCTTTCAAAGAAACATTGTTCGGGGTCGATCAGGTCAGCTCAATTGTTAAAGCAATGCGGAATTTTTCACACCCTGGTTCTGAAACAAAACAAAGCATAGAGCTTGAAGAGACAATTAAAAATATCATTACCGTCTCTCGCAATGAATGGAAATATAGTTCTGATATTATTACTGATTTTGACCCAGATCTTCCAACAATTTCATGCATGCCCGGTAGTTTCAATCAAGCTGTGCTCAATATTCTCGTTAACGCGGCACACGCAAACGCCGAAGCTGCCGGGACAGGCCCCAAAAAAAATATCACCATTAAAACCCGTAAGAAAGGAAATGTTGCTGAAATCAGTATCAGTGACTCAGGGAAAGGAATTCCCCTGGAGATTCAACACAGAATATTCGATCCATTCTTCACGACAAAAGAAGTTGGAAAAGGAACAGGACAAGGTTTGGGGATTGTACATTCGGTAATGCAAAAACATGAGGGGAGTGTTAGTTTCAATTCCGTTTCAGGAGAAGGAACAACTTTTTTTCTCCGCTTCCCGATTGATTCTGAACTGTAA
- a CDS encoding EAL domain-containing protein encodes MVDSSETTNTVLFVDDEKRVLNTLKRLLLGEPFNVLTAESAAAALKILNTTPVDIIISDERMPGMRGSDLLTEVKRLYPDICRIMLTGHASLEASINAINSGRIFRFLLKPVTKVDLLEALYQGIDELVQYNRLLRLSQQAGSVCSFEVQIDPKGRQIFTRWSDNARGMLALDNTQPLDNLEILFNKVHPDDVATARRGCLFCMDHNQCPSAEYRIILPDGQYRWILQTSDVSMEASGKTLRLLSVLSDITERKIQQEQLEYQAYHDDLTGLGNRARLLEILSEKLSKESDARQQLALLFIDLDNFKLVNDSLGHSFGDLLLQNYARRLTTLMPVNTEAIRLGGDEFAIVVQNINGEVITLADKIQKAMEQPFKIGEIEIFVSNSIGIAFNHNSNDSALRMIREADTAMYEAKSHGKNSIHFFDEKMHDKATRHFKMTSDIRKGLSNNEFYLLFQPIVNISTLLVEGFEALLRWEHPEEGLIMPDSFIPVAEESGLIIPLGNKVVEMACAQAKEWEAVKSSITPFISFNVSVHQLRQIDFATRVTDTIKAYDIDPYLLKVEITESGVMDDAETSLRLLHALRKEKLRLQIDDFGTGYSSLSYLRRIPADNLKIDRSFVDGMENDEEKLAIVKTIITLADSLGMDVVAEGIETVEQLKQLRKLGCKYGQGFLFNKPMSKDKALLKNNYKDILK; translated from the coding sequence ATGGTTGACTCATCAGAGACCACCAACACCGTTCTTTTTGTAGACGATGAGAAAAGGGTTCTGAATACCCTCAAACGACTCCTTTTGGGTGAGCCATTTAACGTACTAACTGCCGAGTCAGCCGCTGCAGCCTTAAAGATTCTTAACACAACACCGGTAGACATTATCATAAGCGATGAAAGAATGCCCGGAATGCGCGGGAGCGACCTGCTGACAGAGGTCAAACGTCTCTATCCAGACATATGCAGAATAATGCTTACGGGGCATGCAAGCCTTGAAGCCAGCATAAATGCCATAAACTCAGGACGAATTTTTAGATTCCTACTAAAGCCGGTAACCAAGGTTGATCTTCTGGAAGCACTGTATCAAGGTATTGACGAGCTAGTTCAGTACAACAGGCTTTTAAGGTTATCACAACAGGCTGGTAGCGTCTGCAGCTTCGAAGTTCAGATCGACCCGAAAGGACGGCAGATATTTACTCGCTGGTCTGATAATGCCCGGGGCATGCTTGCGTTGGACAATACCCAGCCGTTGGATAATCTTGAAATACTCTTCAATAAAGTTCATCCGGATGATGTAGCTACCGCACGCAGGGGATGTTTGTTTTGCATGGACCACAATCAATGCCCATCCGCAGAATACCGCATAATACTCCCTGACGGACAATATAGATGGATACTTCAAACAAGCGATGTTTCCATGGAAGCAAGTGGCAAGACTCTTCGTCTGCTCTCTGTGCTAAGCGACATAACTGAACGGAAAATACAGCAGGAACAACTGGAATACCAAGCTTACCATGACGATCTGACTGGACTAGGCAATAGAGCACGCCTGCTTGAAATTCTATCAGAAAAACTAAGCAAAGAATCGGATGCCAGACAACAGCTTGCATTACTTTTCATTGACCTGGACAATTTCAAATTAGTTAACGATAGTCTTGGGCATTCTTTTGGGGACTTATTACTGCAAAACTACGCACGGCGCCTGACTACCCTGATGCCCGTGAACACAGAAGCAATACGTTTGGGCGGAGATGAATTCGCAATTGTAGTTCAGAATATCAATGGCGAAGTCATTACTCTTGCGGATAAAATTCAGAAAGCAATGGAGCAGCCATTCAAGATCGGAGAGATAGAGATATTTGTATCCAATTCCATTGGTATTGCTTTTAATCATAATTCAAATGATTCAGCCCTAAGAATGATCCGCGAAGCGGACACTGCAATGTATGAAGCCAAGTCGCACGGTAAAAATTCAATCCATTTCTTTGATGAAAAAATGCATGACAAGGCCACACGGCATTTCAAAATGACAAGCGATATCCGCAAGGGATTATCCAATAATGAATTCTATCTACTTTTTCAGCCAATTGTAAACATAAGCACTCTACTGGTTGAAGGATTTGAGGCTTTACTGCGCTGGGAACATCCCGAAGAAGGTCTTATAATGCCGGACAGCTTTATTCCTGTTGCGGAAGAAAGTGGATTAATCATTCCTCTTGGAAACAAAGTAGTGGAAATGGCTTGCGCTCAAGCCAAGGAATGGGAAGCTGTCAAATCATCAATCACGCCTTTCATCAGTTTCAATGTCTCGGTCCATCAATTGCGTCAGATTGATTTTGCCACACGTGTAACGGATACGATTAAAGCTTATGATATTGATCCATATTTGTTAAAAGTTGAAATAACGGAAAGCGGGGTAATGGACGATGCAGAAACTTCTCTCCGGCTATTGCATGCACTGAGGAAGGAAAAACTAAGGCTGCAGATTGACGACTTCGGGACAGGGTATTCATCCTTGAGTTACCTGCGAAGAATCCCGGCCGACAACCTGAAAATTGACCGCTCATTTGTTGATGGGATGGAAAATGACGAAGAAAAACTGGCCATAGTCAAAACAATCATAACGCTAGCCGATTCACTGGGAATGGACGTAGTCGCCGAAGGCATCGAAACAGTAGAACAACTTAAGCAATTAAGAAAATTAGGCTGCAAATATGGACAAGGTTTTCTTTTCAATAAGCCTATGAGTAAAGACAAAGCTTTGCTTAAAAACAATTACAAAGACATCTTAAAATAA